The Amphiura filiformis chromosome 1, Afil_fr2py, whole genome shotgun sequence nucleotide sequence CAAAACAACTGCTGAATCGACGAAACGAGGTCATTTCTACCTAGAAGAAGTATCCGTGATATTGGTATAAATCAATCCCTTGTGATACAGGCAGTTGTTTTGAAGTagaattcaatttgaaatgaatTCACAAGTAGGTGTAATTGACTCGTTTCGTCGAATATCAATTGGACCCCCTAATTGATATTCGACGAAACGAGGTCATTTCTACCTTAAGATGGAAGAACCATCCGTGATTTTGGTATAAATCAATCCCTTGTGATACAGGCAGTTGTTTTGAAGTagaattcaatttgaaatgaatTCACAAGTAGGTGTAATTGACTCGTTTCGTCGAATATCAATTGGACCCCCCTAATTGATATTCGACGAAACGAGGTCATTTCTACCTTAAGATGGAAGAACCATCCGTGATTTGGGTATAAATCAATCCCTTGTGATACAAGCAGTTGTTTTGAAGTagaattcaatttgaaatgaaCTCACAAGTAGGTTTAATTGACTCGTTTTGTCGAATATCAATTCGTCGTCgtggtcctatgggtcatgactgactctttgtgaccctgttgatgatggtattccagcagcttctgtcttgagccagacggtgggctgcgacgagagaaaggcctgttaattgtttaattccatcagtccatctaagcttctgtctacctcttctacgactgccttctatgtgaccttgcataattatcttctcaatgctgtcaccatctcttctagaaatgtggccaaaatacgccAGTTTAAAACGATATATTTTTTGGGACACGGAAGCATGgtctccaatttggtttcttacaaATTCGTTGGTCTTATGTTCTTTCCACGATATTCTCAGCATCTTCCGCCAGCACCACATTCAAACGCCATGATCTTTTTCTTATCTGTCATTCCAACCGCCCACGTTTCACAGCCATACAAGGCAATCTGGAAAACCAGAGCATCCATAATATGAATCTTGGTTGCTTTAGAAATACCTCTGTCTTTCCATATATCTGTCAACGCAATTGCCGATGATCTTGCCATGGCTAGGCGTCTTCTGATTTCCTGTGAATTGCCCCCTGCATTGTCTATTAGTGATCCCAGAAAGTTGAAAGTGTCAACTTGTTCCACATCTTCTCCATTCACCTTCACTTGCTGATTTGTATCTCCTCCACAGATCATtatctttgttttcttgacatTGAGATGCAGCCCAAATTCCTCACTACTTGCTTTTACTCTGTCTATAAGGTCCTGAAGCTCATCTGATGACTTTGCAATAAGGGTGGTGTCGTCAGCGTATCTGAGGTTGTTAATCTTTCGTCCTCCGACTGACACCTGACCTGTAACACCAACAAATGCTCTCCTCATGATGTACTCTGCATATATGTTGAAAAGGTACGGTGGCAGAATGCATCCTTGACGAACGCCTTGGCCAATAGTGAACCACTCACTGTCTCCACTCTCTGTTCTAACGGTGGCTTCTTGGTTGTGATATAATGAGCAAATCAGGTCAGTCACATGCTCGGAGAACCCCATTTCTTTCATTATTCTCCACAGCTGCCTATGCCGCACACAATCAAATgcctttgagtagtcaatgaagcaAAGGTATAATGGTTGCTGGAATTCCCTATTTTTCTCCATTAAATTCCTCAAATTGCCAATTTGGTTTCTTGTCCCTCTTCCCGTTCTAAAGCCAGCCTGCTCTGGTGGTAATTCATTCTCAAGATGATTTCTAATTCTCTCAGCAATGATATGGAGGAGGACTTTACTAGCATGTGAAATTAAGGCGATGGTGCGGTTGTTAGCACATTCCCTTGTGTCTCCCTTCTTTGGTAAAGGTAGGAATACAGCCTTTTTCCAGTCCTCTGGCCATTCTTTACTGTGCCAAATCTTGTTACATAGTCTGTGAATTATTGCAACACCTTCCCCTTCACTCTCTTTCAACAGTTCTGCCTGGATGTTGTCAATTCCTGGTGATTTACCATTCTTGAGCCTCTTCATTGCTTGGTTAACCTCACTCAACAGGATCTCTGGTTCACTGTCAGTGTCTTCGCTTTCAACCCCATCTTCCTCCTCTGCATTGTCTTCTTGAGATGCATATAATTTTTCACAGTATTGTTTCCATCTTGATTTAATTTCTTCAACCTCCGTTAGGATGGTTCCATTTTCATCCTTCAGTACGTTGAGTCTTGGAACAGGTTTGGAAGTCAgtgctttgatatttttatacatatCTTTGGTGTTGCCTGATACACTATCCTTTTCCACTTCAGCACATTTCTTGGTGATGAAAGAAGTTTTATCTCTTCTGATTTGTTGCTGGATTTTCCTGTTCAACTCACGATACTCTCCACGTTGATCTTTGTTCTTCAAACCATTTGCTTTAACCTTTCTTCTTTGATCAGCCAATTTGAAGACCTCTTCTGTGAGCCAGGGTTTTTTCTTGCTCTTACATCTGGGAAGAGTCCCTTGAGCTGTTTCTGTCACTGCTTTCTTGATGTTTTGCCACAGTTCTTCTGGAGTAGATTCTTCGGAGTTAGTCTCCATTAGACTCTGGAACTGGTTCTTAACTTCCACTCTGTATTGGTCATTGATCTTGCTTACATCAAATCTGGCTGGTTTTCGCTGTCGCTTGATCCTCCTCTTTTTAGTTTCATTTTCATGGTAGATATCAGAAGTTGGTGATCAGATCCACAGTCCGCTCCTGGGAGGGTCTTCGCAGATATGAAACTAGATTTCCATCTTCTTTGTACCAAGATGTAATCAATCTGATTTCTGGTGCTTTGATCTGGTGATGACCAGGTATATAGTCGTCTTGGGTGTTGTTTGAAGTATGTGTTGATGATTGCAAATTTGTTCTCTTGGCAAAAGTCAACAAGCATCTCTCCCCTCTCATTTTGTTCTCCTAAGCCATTACTGCCCATCACATATTTATTGGTACTCCTTGCTCCAACTTTAGCATTGAAGTCACCTGTGACGACAAGAATGTCTCTCTTGTGAATGCTGTCTATGGCCTGTTGTAGCTGGTCATAGAATTGTTGGATTTCTTCATCACTTGATGCAGAGGTGGGTGCGTATGCCTGGATTACTGACATATTCATTGGGTTGCCTTGGATACGAATGGTAATGATTCTTTCATTTATCGGGGGGGAATATCAATTAGGGGGTCTAAAAACGAGGTCATTTCTACCTTAAGATGGAAGAACCATCCGTGATTTTGGTATAAATCAATCCCATTTCAtttgtttcgtttcgtttcggcGAATATAAAAAGCCTGTGGTACTTATGATCTTTTGTGAAGTTAAGGCCTCATGATAATTGTAGGCTATTAGGCGGCACACTTGATggctcaagggggggggggcgattgtGCACTATCCTTGTCTATAATACCTTGGTTATTATTAGACCTGTTAGTtatctcatatccctggttattTTAATCAAATCATATTAACTAACAAGGGCTCTTTTTGGATCGACTGATAACTGAAggacccaaactttttttttttttttcatttctgatACTAGTTTGAAAATCCGGGAATGTGTAAACATTGTGGCTCGAGCTATAAACACCCCATTCAACAGTATGATCATGGCGACGAACaggtagcttctgttttgataactcttgggtgtGAGAAGCGTTTAGAATGACCTATGCACCATGAAAAAGttgctacttccggtaatacagcACACAATTTATCCTCGTGTGAGTGCAAATATCTTGCGCCCATATCCTACGGTTGAGAAGTATATTGATGTGCGGTACATACAATACGGTTAGAGTTTTTAGTAAACAAGTGGTAGTGGAGAATAAACTATTTTGGGAGCAAAGACAAAAGTTCCCGATTAAATCATTTTTACCCTGTAACTTTGGTTTGATAATATACATATGTATACCGGTTTTATTTCGAGAGAGAGACCGTGCAATTTAATCGTTGAGCTTACCTTGGCGGAAATATGAtgttcttattgcccattttaTTTTCCCATTAGGCGAAGgcgcaaagaaaataattaaatatccagaCCTAACGCTAAATACGGTGCCTCCGCTTAATGCCTTGCCTTCAcgccccccaccaccaccacccaacCTTCCCACGCTCTGGCTATTCTACTGTTTGCAAAACATTAATGCATGCATTTATGGGGTAATTTTTCAGGGTTcatttcttggtttttttttcagttatatCTGATAGAGATATAATGGATGTGGTAATGGAATCTAACCTTCGGCACGCTGAGCTAAAAAAGCTCTTTCATGAACTTGGTATTAAGGAATCTGATATTGAGAATGCTGTATATGGCACAGGTGTAAAAGATTTCCAGCTCGAGGCTGTTAGTGTATTACAATGCTGGCGAAGATCTAATGGAAAGAAGGCGACAAGGGCGGCACTCCTGGATGCTATTTCTAAATGTGGCTTTGCTGGACCAAAGGAGACGCTTGAAAAGAAATGGAACATTGTTTTCCAAGGCAAGTGCTTCACCAATATAAAgtagattgattgattttatttggtactataagaataacatacaaattacactacatatacagtattattataacaaaataaaatatattgcacatcaaaattgtataacgaaattacaaatcaacacaagtGTAGCCCAGGTTTACCCgtgacaaaaatacataaaacTTAATAATAGAacagcacaacttgacaataggTTATATTTGCTTCTTATTTATTTGAAACCTAAAAGGGGAAAGAACACATAATTATGGATTAACGGAATTAAAATCAGGTAATTGAATCAAACGGTATGTAATCTGGACATAAAAATCGTCATGACACATTTATTACTTGAATATTGACTTGTAGAAACGCTCTTTAACATTCAGGACTGTCCGATTAACGGAATACCAAGAACCCTGCCTGGAGAAGTCCGTTAGCTTTACTAAGATGCGATTCGCGAGTAAACAGTCAAACAATATGTGAGCCTTGTTGTTTAAGTAACCGCGTGCTACGGAATTCCGATTTAGCGAATATCCATGGCGAATGTTATCAAATGTATCACTGCATCATAATGTAACCACATCCATGGATCAACCATTAAAAACAGCTTCATTGCTGTATACCAAGAACTGCGCTTGGGGAAGAAGATCCATCATAGAAGCTCCACAATTCACAGCATTACAGGATAATAAGCAGAGGGTTAAAATAAAAGAGTCATGTTGTCTTGTAGTTGCCGGTAATCTATAAAGAGAAAAGAAGCACAACTACATAATAATACTAAATACATTATCAGTTAACACTATTCAAGTAACAGTTCCATTCTGCAGCCCAATATATCTCACAAAGTAATTTCCAAAAGTAAAACATGCCAGTGGAGATTGACCATTTCGCCACTTGCGCAATTAAATAACTTCTTCACATTACAAATaatcacaaaatcaaaataatagacTGCAAAACAGAAAAGTTATCTATTCTAACATGCACATAAACTATTCATTGAAAAGATCTAGTATTTAAGATCTACCAGGTTCACTGGAAAAGTTAAAGCCTATTATCATTCACTCATATTCGAACCGTATCTCATTATAATTATCCTTACTGATATTAATTATCTCAAGTTCTTAATTTACCACAATtcattaaatgaaaatatcataaaaCCAATATTATCTTATATCACCAATCACTAAGTTATTTTAACACAGATTATTTATGTAACCAATTCAACTTCATAACAATATTTACTATTTTTCATGTAAACACAAACTTTCTAACTGCTATAAGTATTTTGAAACTAAACTTTATGGTCAATCACAAAAACATAAGAAACAATTGCATTCCTGTTATAAATTTATGAAGCCTAGGGTGAACCAAAGTAAgcttgaaaacaagttgacatatTTATTTACTATGCAAACATATAACATCTACTTATGCTGAGGATTTAGAATCACCCTGTAAGTTAATCAAAATGACCATGGCCAAGTTCAAAGATCACTATAACCAGATGGCCAAAACAGGTGAGAGcacctattcccacacaaaattgTACTCATCAGCAGAAAaccttgcaattacttatttgtACAAGAATAGTGAAAAATACTATGCATGGCAATATAACAATGATCTTTTATCAAAAGCAGACTTTCAATATAATCCAAATTAAATCTCATCATTAATTAAAtacgattttgatttaaacttttgatccaaacacaaggaattaattcctacctcggaattttcagatggtactccatctttcatcagcgagtgagtgactgtatcaggtcgtgattttcttgacctttgacctgataacagactcgtagactcctgaaagcttgaaccggccccgtctttgttgagagatggttggttggctttgatatGAACTGCTTCTTtaactccacgttggaaccacctgctgtctctgTCAAGTATGCGGACCTtatccaagtccacaaaatgtcccggagactcaatgtgaatgtggtttgagacctctgatgctgtactactgGGTCTCCTGTGTTCATTGAAACGTGTTTTCAGAGAGCGTTCAGTTTCGCCAATATAGGCTTCGTTGCACTGTCCGGTACCGGTAACAGTTTTGCCCTGGCAAGGGATGTAATATACCGGACCTGTAATGTCCTTCTTATCTGTCTTGTCCTTGGGTGACACGAGGATTTGTCTAAGTGTGCGGGTCGGTTTGAAGAAAACGCTAACACCGTAGTTGCTAAAAGTCCTTCTAATGGCTTCAGAAGTGCCTTTGATATAGGGAGAACTACGTGACCTTTGTTTGGGCGTTTATCGCCCACGTCTCTCGTTTTGTGAGTTTTTGGTTCTGTAGCTTTATCGAGAGCCCATTTGGGGTAACCGCATTTGACTAAAGCATTGTTCACATGTGTTTTCTCGTCTTCGCGATCCTGGAGGTTAGTGACCACGGTGTCGGCCCTATGGTACAAAGTTCGGATGACTCCAAGTTTGTGATCAATGGGGTGATTAGACGAGAAATTGAGATATTGATCGGTGTGTGTGCTTTTGCGGTAAATGGTGACTTTGATGGATCTGTCAGGTTGGATTACGGTGAGAGTGTCTAGAAAAGCAAGCGAGTCGTTTTCCTCTCCTTCGGTGGTGAATTTGATGTCCTTGTCCAGCGAATTTAGATGGTCGGTAAATTCTTGCGAGTGACACTTCTTAAGTTTGCAATGGGTGTCATCTACATAGCGAAACCACCACCGAGGGGGGTGGGGTGCTGTCGCAATAGCTCTCTGTTCAAGGTCTTCCATGTAAATGTCGCACAGTATCGGAGAAAGCGGAAGGCCCATGGCCGCACCGTGTAACTGTTCATAATAGtctccattgtaaataaaatactGTTTCAGACAGGTTTCACAGAGTCTAACTATCTGGTCAGGTGTTAATTCAGTTCTATCACCGAGGGCGCTATCCTGTTCCAGGCGAGAACGTACAATCCGAAGTGCTTTGTCCACAGGGACAGATGTAAATAAGGCACTGACGTCATACGATCTCAACTCCTCATCCTCCTCTACTCTTTGATCTTGGATAAGTTCAACAAATTGCTGCGAGTTAGAAATATGATGTTTGGTTTTTCCGACAAGAGGTGACAAAATGTCCGCGACTAATTTGAAACAGTTATAAGTGATGGAGCCAATGCAACTGACAATTGGGCGCAATGGAGTGTTCAATTTGTGCACCTTGGGTAGTCCATAAAACTTAGGGGAATTTTCAGCAGTTGGGTACAACTTCCGATACTCGACCCTGTTTATGGCACCTTCATTTTCAATGTCCTGCAGAACAGACACAAGATTTTTCTTGTATCTGGAGGTAGGATCACGTTTTCCTAACTTTTTGTATGTGTTGGTATCCCCAAGCAAAGCTTCACACTTTTGGTGATATTCAGTGGTGTCCAAAATCACACATAAACGGCCTTTATCGGCAGGTAAAATACGAATGGATTGATCTTTTCTTAGGTCCTGAAGCGCTTTCCTTTCGTCTTTGCTAATGTTCGAATCAATTTTCTTAGGTTTACTTACGAGATTCACAACTTTGGAACGCAATTCATTCGCTTGAGTCTCGGGtagctttcaggagtctacgagtctgttatcaggtcaaaggtcaagaaaatcacgacctgatacagtcactcactcgctgatgaaagatggagtaccatctgaaaattccgaagtaggaattaattccttgtgtttggatcaaaagtttaaatcaaaatcatgatttataccaacacagatgaactttcatgaacattaattaaatacattaattagataatttaaaacaaaaatgctaAACAATGAGATCTGAACAAAGTGTGAAAAATAATAACTCTTttgcatttcaacacaaaatctaGAACAAGTCTAGTCAGGGCACTATGCCCTACTTCAAGTGTATATGTAGAATTCAGTAGGATCCACATAATCACAGTATCATCAATTTCCGTAATATTGAGCCATTGCATAGGGGATACTCAAGTCAAATTCGAGATGACAAGAGAAGAATAATTATAATCTATCTTCCATTTGGGTGGAAGATTATACCTACACCAAGAGTAACTTCGTCAAGCCATATCTTGAGTCTCAAATACTACAATAATCTTTGCATGTTACGTACCATACATCAAAAAATCTAACATGTTCTTACATCGTATGTGTAATCATATGTTTATCGGCTTCACTTACATAAAGCATATCAAATCATAAAAAATTCATTCGACGCACCTACATGGGAGTACGTCCCAATTTCCTAAATACAATTACTTAGAAAATAGAGAAAATCATATAATTCTACTAAACTCACCTATAAAGAGCCAGTTTCATTCTGAAGTCATGTCACAGATGAAACAAGAAGATAATTTTCAGCATGATGACACATTCCATCATGAGTTATCAAAACAATATATGGGTTGGTACTTTTTTGTCATTTCAGTGCTTGCTTGCATCTCATGGTTAAAACTTATAAAT carries:
- the LOC140169049 gene encoding craniofacial development protein 2-like; this translates as MSVIQAYAPTSASSDEEIQQFYDQLQQAIDSIHKRDILVVTGDFNAKVGARSTNKYVMGSNGLGEQNERGEMLVDFCQENKFAIINTYFKQHPRRLYTWSSPDQSTRNQIDYILVQRRWKSSFISAKTLPGADCGSDHQLLISTMKMKLKRGGSSDSENQPDLM
- the LOC140169061 gene encoding uncharacterized protein, with amino-acid sequence MKLALYSKDERKALQDLRKDQSIRILPADKGRLCVILDTTEYHQKCEALLGDTNTYKKLGKRDPTSRYKKNLVSVLQDIENEGAINRVEYRKLYPTAENSPKFYGLPKVHKLNTPLRPIVSCIGSITYNCFKLVADILSPLVGKTKHHISNSQQFVELIQDQRVEEDEELRSYDVSALFTSVPVDKALRIVRSRLEQDSALGDRTELTPDQIVRLCETCLKQYFIYNGDYYEQLHGAAMGLPLSPILCDIYMEDLEQRAIATAPHPPRWWFRYVDDTHCKLKKCHSQEFTDHLNSLDKDIKFTTEGEENDSLAFLDTLTVIQPDRSIKVTIYRKSTHTDQYLNFSSNHPIDHKLGVIRTLYHRADTVVTNLQDREDEKTHVNNALVKCGYPKWALDKATEPKTHKTRDVGDKRPNKGHVVLPISKALLKPLEGLLATTVLAFSSNRPAHLDKSSCHPRTRQIRRTLQVRLPATTRQHDSFILTLCLLSCNAVNCGASMMDLLPQAQFLVYSNEAVFNG